One segment of Neodiprion fabricii isolate iyNeoFabr1 chromosome 1, iyNeoFabr1.1, whole genome shotgun sequence DNA contains the following:
- the LOC124187736 gene encoding uncharacterized protein LOC124187736 yields the protein MEQDLESSSLGQMEDQSITLAKQVEGLKIEAVSLQNHLEKPIESCEEILKRIRKCITIRKETLEDEIERCKQEIREKALKYITKLRSRIDDLWRDCYYGEEDCFRPFQEQTFTEDLINLHEMEMERLCEHYNFCGPFVALVNKRQDLAKQIYMMEHRTKVTNLYQNQGDRRLAHNSRRRDTRKLKAETKRSIRQRGENIERVVRKLRYRIQELWHQCYVGNDKRKAFQLYEVDSITEHSHSRNDKEYKKQCMYYGCNRQPSVIWIDIPDLDDSQASTGEETMRNLQKELLELEQQLKVLVERYEKKHGVPYKTDGKILADSLQLSGTEYMAVERPGITLN from the exons ATGGAACAGGATCTTGAAAGTAGCTCACTCGGTCAAATGGAAGATCAAAGTATCACGCTGGCGAAGCAAGTCGAAGGGCTGAAGATTGAGGCAGTAAGCCTCCAAAATCATTTGGAGAAGCCGATCGAAAGTTGTGAAGAAATTCTGAAGCGCATTAGGAAATGTATTACCATTAGGAAAGAAACT CTTGAGGATGAAATCGAAAGATGCAAACAGGAGATAAGGGAGAAAGCCTTAAAATACATTACGAAACTTCGTTCGCGAATCGATGATTTGTGGCGAGACTGTTATTATGGGGAGGAGGACTGTTTCAGGCCCTTCCAAGAACAAACCTTTACGGAGGATTTGATCAACCTCCACGAAATGGAGATGGAGAGGTTGTGCGAGCACTACAATTTTTGCGG ACCATTTGTGGCGCTTGTTAACAAACGACAGGACTTGGccaaacaaatatatatgatGGAACACCGTACGAAGGTTACAAATCTTTATCAGAATCAAGGTGACCGGCGCCTTGCACATAATAGCCGGCGTAGAGACACTAGAAAG TTGAAAGCTGAAACCAAAAGATCCATACGGCAGAGAGGTGAGAATATTGAAAGGGTCGTACGAAAATTGCGTTATCGAATCCAAGAATTGTGGCATCAATGTTATGTTGGGAACGATAAACGTAAAGCGTTCCAGCTCTATGAAGTTGATTCTATTACGGAGCATTCGCACTCCAGAAACGATAAAGAGTACAAAAAGCAGTGCATGTATTATGGATGCAAcag GCAACCAAGTGTGATATGGATAGATATTCCGGATCTGGACGATAGCCAGGCCTCTACTGGAGAAGAAACGATGCGCAATCTTCAAAAG GAATTGCTGGAGCTAGAGCAACAATTAAAAGTTTTGGTCGAACGGTACGAAAAGAAACATGGGGTACCATATAAGACAGATGGAAAAATATTGGCCGACTCGTTGCAATTATCCGGGACGGAATACATGGCAGTTGAACGACCCGGGATTACGCTAAACTAG
- the LOC124187698 gene encoding F-box only protein 9 isoform X1 — protein sequence MSQTAESGKEVDESNDDQEDFSLSHEENVENTLASFRERWQRELEISPRKEPNIQVSQISNNIPSEGDSASIENKAKTLFLKGIENEQNGKLYEAIQFYKRAVQLIPDIEFRLYESTKPKTRERLDPENSIEVQDKDPGIEMDEEEDNEDDGDLLTKITRIICKNQRVCSPQFEQSTTHISALPMEIILYILRWVVSSELDLRSLEVFAKVCRGFFVSARDDEIWRLACIKAWGVNCGTFEPDYKSWRQMFVERPRLRYNGCYISKTSYVRHGENSFQDQFYRPWHLVEYFRYLRFFPEGRVLMLTSADEAQSCVNSLKQRNPKNPSVLIGHYRLHLNCVILVLKSQETKTNNNAYRRRRRDPIHDSGEKTFHLEFEIQNFYKRANSQLAWKTYNIFTKYWNGQENSTCLNLAGSLYPAFKFSRVKSYTMESESPLQ from the exons ATG AGTCAAACCGCAGAGTCCGGGAAAGAAGTCGATGAAAGTAATGACGATCAGGAGGATTTTTCATTATCACATGAAGAAAATGTGGAAAACACATTGGCTTCATTCAGGGAAAGATGGCAACGAGAACTTGAAATATCACCCAGAAAGGAACCAAACATACAAGTTTCTCAAATCTCAAATAACATCCCTTCAGAAGGAGATTCAGCATCCATTGAAAACAAG GCTAAAACCTTATTCCTCAAAGGTATAGAGAATGAGCAAAATGGCAAACTGTATGAAGCAATTCAGTTCTATAAACGTGCTGTACAGCTCATACCTGACATTGAGTTTCGCTTGTATGAATCTACAAAACCAAAAACACGTGAGAGGCTTGATCCTGAGAACAGCATAGAAGTACAAGATAAAGATCCAGGCATAGAGATGGACGAGGAAGAAGATAACGAAGATGATGGAGATCTACTTACTAAAATAACAcgaattatttgtaaaaatcaaCGTGTTTGTTCTCCGCAATTTGAGCAAAGT ACAACGCATATATCAGCCTTACCTATGgagataatattatacattctgAGATGGGTGGTTTCATCAGAGCTTGATTTAAGATCCCTAGAGGTGTTTGCAAAAGTATGTCGTGGTTTTTTCGTATCAGCTAGAGACGATGAGATTTGGAGATTAGCTTGCATCAA AGCATGGGGTGTAAATTGTGGTACATTTGAGCCTGATTACAAATCGTGGAGACAAATGTTCGTAGAACGTCCAAGACTTCGTTACAACGGCTGCTACATCAGTAAAACATCCTATGTACGTCACGGTGAAAACAGTTTTCAAGATCAATTTTATAGGCCATGGCATCTTGTTGAATACTTCAGGTATCTTCG CTTCTTCCCAGAGGGTCGAGTTTTAATGCTAACATCGGCAGACGAAGCTCAGAGTTGTGTGAATTCTTTGAAACAACGAAATCCAAAAAACCCTTCAGTATTGATTGGTCATTACAGGCTTCACTTAAATTGTGTAATATTGGTATTAAAAAGCCAAGAAACCAAAACAAATAACAATGCTTACCGGCGTAGAAGAAGAGACCCAATTCACGATAGTGGCGAAAAGACTTTTCACTTG gAATTTGAGATTCAAAACTTTTATAAGAGGGCCAATTCGCAGCTAGCTTGGAAAACTTACAACATATTCACCAAGTACTGGAACGGGCAAGAAAACAGTACATGCCTAAATCTCGCAGGAAGCTTGTACCCTGCTTTCAAATTCAGCCGTGTAAAAAGTTATACTATGGAAAGTGAATCACcattacaataa
- the LOC124187772 gene encoding cyclin-dependent kinase 2-like yields MENFVKIEKIGEGTYGVVYKAKDKLTGKLVALKKIRLETESEGVPSTAIREISLLKELTHPNVVQLLDVVHCEKKLYLVFEFLQQDLKKLLDSTKAGLSHSIVKSYLHQLLKGIAFCHVHRVLHRDLKPQNLLIDKEGYIKLADFGLARAFGVPVRTFTHEVVTLWYRAPEILLGTKFYSTAVDVWSLGCIFAEMATRRALFPGDSEIDQLFRIFRTLGTPDETVWPGVSQLPDYKSMFPRWDARSFNEVVPSFDNDAEDLLSKLLTYDPSKRITARMALSHPYFNGVELVPPPLIKKD; encoded by the exons ATGGAGAACTTTGTAAAGATCGAGAAAATAGGGGAAGGGACTTACGGCGTTGTATACAAAGCTAAGGACAAACTTACCGGGAAACTGGTAGCCCTTAAAAAAATTCGCCTCGAAAC GGAAAGCGAAGGTGTACCATCTACAGCTATTCGAGAAATATCGTTATTAAAGGAACTTACACACCCGAATGTTGTTCAGTTGTTGGATGTTGTTCACTGTGAAAAGAAGCTCTACCttgtatttgaatttcttcaacaggatttgaaaaaattattagattCTACCAAAGCTGGTTTGAGTCACAGTATTGTAAAG AGTTATTTACACCAATTATTGAAAGGCATTGCGTTTTGTCACGTTCATCGGGTCTTGCACAGGGATCTGAAACCACAAAATCTACTAATAGATAAAGAGGGATACATAAAATTGGCAGATTTCGGACTTGCCAGAGCATTTGGAGTTCCGGTACGAACATTCACACACGAAGTTGTAACCCTGTGGTACAGAGCTCCAGAGATTCTTCTCGGAACTAAGTTCTATTCAACAGCAGTTGACGTCTGGAGCTTGGGATGTATTTTTGCAGAAATG GCAACAAGGCGAGCATTATTCCCTGGCGATTCAGAAATAGATCAACTGTTCAGAATATTTCGTACTTTGGGAACTCCAGACGAAACTGTTTGGCCTGGAGTTTCGCAACTTCCTGACTACAAGTCAATGTTCCCACGATGGGATGCACGGAGTTTCAACGAAGTTGTGCCATCATTTGACAATGATGCTGAAGACTTGCTCTCG AAACTATTGACCTACGATCCCAGCAAAAGAATAACAGCTAGGATGGCGTTGTCTCATCCTTACTTCAACGGAGTAGAACTAGTTCCACCTCCGCTCATCAAGAAAGACTGA
- the LOC124187698 gene encoding F-box only protein 9 isoform X2 — protein MSQTAESGKEVDESNDDQEDFSLSHEENVENTLASFRERWQRELEISPRKEPNIQVSQISNNIPSEGDSASIENKAKTLFLKGIENEQNGKLYEAIQFYKRAVQLIPDIEFRLYESTKPKTRERLDPENSIEVQDKDPGIEMDEEEDNEDDGDLLTKITRIICKNQRVCSPQFEQSTTHISALPMEIILYILRWVVSSELDLRSLEVFAKVCRGFFVSARDDEIWRLACIKAWGVNCGTFEPDYKSWRQMFVERPRLRYNGCYISKTSYVRHGENSFQDQFYRPWHLVEYFRYLRFFPEGRVLMLTSADEAQSCVNSLKQRNPKNPSVLIGHYRLHLNCVILVLKSQETKTNNNAYRRRRRDPIHDSGEKTFHLST, from the exons ATG AGTCAAACCGCAGAGTCCGGGAAAGAAGTCGATGAAAGTAATGACGATCAGGAGGATTTTTCATTATCACATGAAGAAAATGTGGAAAACACATTGGCTTCATTCAGGGAAAGATGGCAACGAGAACTTGAAATATCACCCAGAAAGGAACCAAACATACAAGTTTCTCAAATCTCAAATAACATCCCTTCAGAAGGAGATTCAGCATCCATTGAAAACAAG GCTAAAACCTTATTCCTCAAAGGTATAGAGAATGAGCAAAATGGCAAACTGTATGAAGCAATTCAGTTCTATAAACGTGCTGTACAGCTCATACCTGACATTGAGTTTCGCTTGTATGAATCTACAAAACCAAAAACACGTGAGAGGCTTGATCCTGAGAACAGCATAGAAGTACAAGATAAAGATCCAGGCATAGAGATGGACGAGGAAGAAGATAACGAAGATGATGGAGATCTACTTACTAAAATAACAcgaattatttgtaaaaatcaaCGTGTTTGTTCTCCGCAATTTGAGCAAAGT ACAACGCATATATCAGCCTTACCTATGgagataatattatacattctgAGATGGGTGGTTTCATCAGAGCTTGATTTAAGATCCCTAGAGGTGTTTGCAAAAGTATGTCGTGGTTTTTTCGTATCAGCTAGAGACGATGAGATTTGGAGATTAGCTTGCATCAA AGCATGGGGTGTAAATTGTGGTACATTTGAGCCTGATTACAAATCGTGGAGACAAATGTTCGTAGAACGTCCAAGACTTCGTTACAACGGCTGCTACATCAGTAAAACATCCTATGTACGTCACGGTGAAAACAGTTTTCAAGATCAATTTTATAGGCCATGGCATCTTGTTGAATACTTCAGGTATCTTCG CTTCTTCCCAGAGGGTCGAGTTTTAATGCTAACATCGGCAGACGAAGCTCAGAGTTGTGTGAATTCTTTGAAACAACGAAATCCAAAAAACCCTTCAGTATTGATTGGTCATTACAGGCTTCACTTAAATTGTGTAATATTGGTATTAAAAAGCCAAGAAACCAAAACAAATAACAATGCTTACCGGCGTAGAAGAAGAGACCCAATTCACGATAGTGGCGAAAAGACTTTTCACTTG AGCAcgtga